Within Lolium rigidum isolate FL_2022 chromosome 5, APGP_CSIRO_Lrig_0.1, whole genome shotgun sequence, the genomic segment ATTAGTTCCATGGTTTGTCACAAGTTTTACGCCACTCATCCTATGGCCGTACTAGGATCCTAATCCCACTCGAGGATGTGCAGATTggatacgttctccatgctctagccGTACCAAGACAAAATTTcgtcagcacctccccgctgttctccagatacacgtctcggcgaatagtcgagaggttgtgcatccggagaacaacgggaagGCACcgccgaaatcctgtctcggaacGGACTAGAGCATGGAAAACGTACCCAATCTACACATCCTCCGGCTGTCCAAAAAATGTGGACAATCCGGAAGAGTTACGGTTATAAATATGCAATTTAATGCATATTTATTCGCGTAGCCCTTCCGAACGGGAGACACCTAGGTTTCGCGACCGACTTGGTTGTCTAGACACAAAAAAAACCCTAGGCACGAGAGGTGGAAAGGCCTTACCCTCGAAGCGTAATCGATCGCCGCCGAAGATGCCCTGCGAAGACGGCGCCCTACCCTCAAACTCGACGTAGATCCTGCAAAAATAAGAATTTTTTGATCCAATTAACAAACATGCGACAAGCAAAATCTATAtatcttataaagcaaaaccccactaTAGAATCATTTAATtagtctatctcaacatgcagtCTAGCCTCAAGAATCATCCAGGGAACTTTCGCCTCTGTAAACTGAGATGTCCATCAGTTATAGACCACAAAGTCACCCTTCTCCGGATTCAACTATCGACAATCCAATTCAGTCCCACTGCCGTGCATGATCGCTTACTCTACAGCGTCCTTAAAGCAGCGAATTTGCCCACGCCTCCTTTCTCGACAACCCCTCAGTGTGCATCATTGAACTAAAGAATTCTAGAAGCAAAGGTAAGACCGAAGTGGATTGCTGAACTCTGCAGTTTGGATTGACAGTTTAGGGTCGAACTAAGATTGATacaactgttttttttttctagctTTTCAACGTGGATAATAAGAAAATGCATGCCTACCAGGTACCAGATGTTTGTAGAAGTTTGAAACCACCAAAACTGGTATACGTAATATATTATGTGCTCTCGAAAACTGGGTGCTAACAAGAATTTGTGAGAAAATGGACATCACTCAAGATAATATACGTAATTAATATTATGTGCTCTCGAAAACTGGGTGCTCTCGACCAATCCCAAGTCTAACATTCGGACTCCAAGCTTAACTACTGCTTGACATTTGACAAGCTAAAAACAGGATACATAcctgccggtgtcggcggcgtgcCGAGGCGGAGCAGCGCGGCCGAGCCGCAGCGGGGCCGACAGGCAGCAGCAACAGCACGTCAGCTAGCCCGGGCCGCCACGGTGCCGCATggcggcggcgtgccggagcagcagcagcgcGCAGCCGTAGCAGCACCGCGGAGCAGCAACACCGGCCGGGCGACGGGCTCGCAGCAGCAGCTCCGGGCGGCGTCCTCGCAGCAGGCGGAGGGGTCGCGCAGCAGCTCCGAGCGACGGCCTCGCAGCAGCAGCCCCGGGCGGCGGGCTCGCAGCAGCAACTCACCGGCCGGGCGACGGGCTCGCAACAGCAGCTCCGGGCGGCGGCCTCGTGGGCGCAGGCGCGGGCAGGGGCAGGGGACGGAAGGCGTGGGCgcggcaggagcaggagcaggggaCGGCGGGCGGCGGGGGCGGGCAGGGGCAGGGGGCGGCTGGCGGCGGGCAGCGGGGGCGAGCTAGGGCGCgaggaggggggcggcggcgcggaagcGAGGTTGGGGCGCGGCCATGGTCGACGGCGGCGCGAGGTtgggggcggcggcgtggggTCGCGAGGTTGGGCACGGCGGCGTGGGCTCGCGAGGTTGGGGACGGCGGCGCGGGGGGTCAGGTGCGGGAAGACtgcgttttttctttttttttcttttccaatCCAACTATTCCAGCCATAAAACCCTAAGTCCCTCACCTTTGCCGTGTGGCCCTTCAGGGTGTTCCCAGCAAGAAAACACACGGCATATCTACATTTGTCGTGTTCCCACCAaaagtgcacacggcaaaggtttttttcaatttttttttgatttcCCTTCCTTCTTTACTAAAATGAACGGAACAGGCCAACCGGGTTAGGAACGCGCGAAACCGAGGTTACCTTTACACATAAAATAACGTGTCCCGGTTCTAAAActgatttttccaaaaaaattggAGCGACAGAAAGTGGACGCTTAGTTCAAATCCGGACCGTTTCCAGCGGAATCGGCAGGACACCGCACGGAGCCGCATGTCTACCCAGAAAGCTAACCCGCGCGACACGCATGTGATCTGTGGTGTATATGTGTTCCTCTATCAACATGCAGAGGTCCCGTTGAACTATTGAATGCGCCctctgtagctgcttcacaaaaatagCCCGCTTCGGCACTCGGGAAATGGGAAACGGGTTTTTCGTTGCACCGAAAGGGAAACACTGCATACGGCGTTGCTTCCCGTCCCAAGGCACACGCACGTGCCCGATATGGGTTCGTTCCGACGAACTATGCGTGTCCGGAGGGCAATACCTAGCTCTTTTGCCCTAATAGCCATATAACTccggacatgatagctcatttcgtgaagggtttttcagaaGAACATCCATATCCCGCATCCGTCTTTTGTTCTCGCTACTAGGTCACATAAAACGATGCCCCGCAACGTCTCGCATATTTCCGACTTTGTTTCGATACATTTCTgcccaaaatgggacccacatgaaaTGACGAACGACCAGAACCGCAGGCCGGGGTTCACCAAGTTGGGAACGCGCGAAACCGAGGTTACCTTTACACATAAAATAACGTTTCCCGGTTCTAAAATtgatttttccaaaaaatttGGGGTGACAGAAAGTGGACGCTTAGTTCAAATCTGGACCGTTTCCAGCGGAATCGGCAGGACACCGCACAGAGCCGCATGTCTACTCAGAAAGCTAACCCGCGCAGAACGCATGTGATTTGTGGTGTATATGTGTTCCTCTATCAACGTGCAGAGGTTTCGTTGAATTATTGAATGTGCCCTCTGTAGGTGCTTCAGAAAAATAGCCCGCTTCGGCACTCGGGAAATGGGAAACGGGTTTTTCGTTGCACCGAAAGGGAAACACTGCATACGGCGTTGCTTCTCGTCCCAAGGCACATGCACGTGCCTGATATGGGCTCGTTCCGACGAACTATGCGTGTCCGGAGGGCAATACCTAGCTCTTTGGCCCTAATAGCCATATAATTccggacatgatagctcatttcgtgaagggtttttcagaaGAACATCCATATCCCGCATCCGTCTTTTGTTCTCGCTACTAGGTCACATAAAACGATGCCCCGCAACGTCTCGCATATTTCCGACTTTGTTTTGATACATTTACgcccaaaatgggacccacatgaaaTGACGAACCACCGGAACCGCGAGTCGGGGTTCACCAAGTTGGGAACGCGCGAAACCGAGGTTACCTTTACACATAAAATAACGTGTCCCggttctaaaaatgatttttccaaaaaTTTGGGGCAACAGAAAGTGGACGCTTAGTTCAAATCCGGACCGTTTCCAGCGGAATCGGCAGGACACCGCACGGAGCCGCATGTCTACCCAGAAAGCTAATCCGCGCAGCACGCATGTGATTTGTGGTGTATATGCGTTCCTCTATCAACGTGCAGAGGTCCCGTTGAATTATTGAATGTGCCCTCTGTAGGTGCTTCAAAAAATAGCCCGCTTCGGCACTCGGGAAATGGGAAATGGGTTTTTCGTTGCACCGAAAGGGAAACACTGCATACGGCGTTGCTTCCCGTCCCAGGGCACACGCACGTGCCCGATATGGGCTCGTTCCGATGAACTATGCGTGTCCGGAGGGCAATACCTAGCCTTTTGCCCTAATAGCCATATAACTccggacatgatagctcatttcgtgaagggtttttcagaaGAACATCCATATCCCACATCCGTCTTTTGTTCTCGCTACTAGGTCACATAAAACGACACCCCGCAACGTCTCGCATATTTCCGACTTTGCTTCGATACATTTCTGcttaaaatgggacccacatgaaaTGACGAACCACCAGAATCGCAAGCCGGGGTTCACCAAGTTGGGAACGCGCGAAACCGAGGTTACCTTTACACATAAAATAACGTGTCCCggttctaaaaatgatttttccaaaaaatttGGGGCGACAGAAAGTGGACGCTTAGTTCAAATCCGGACCGTTTCCACCGGAATCGGCCGGACACCGCACGGAGCCGCATGTCTACCCAGAAAGCTAACCCGCGCAGCACGCATGTGATTTGTGGTGTATATGCGTTCCTCTATCAACGTGCAGAGGTCCCGTTGAATTATTGAATGTGCCCTCTCTAGGTGCTTCACAAAAATAGCCCGCTTCGGCACTCGGGAAATGGGAAACGGGTTTTTCGTTGCACCGAAAGGGAAACACTGCATACGGCGTTGCTTCCCGTCCCAAGGCACATGCACGTGCCCGATATGGGCTCGTTCCGATGAACTATGCGTGTCCGGAGGGCAATACCTAGCCTTTTGCCCTAATAGCCATATAACTccggacatgatagctcatttcgtgaagggtttttcagaaGAACATCCATATCCCACATCCGTCTTTTGTTCTCGCTACTAGGTCACATAAAACGACACCCCGCAACGTCTCGCATATTTCCGACTTTGTTTCGATACATTTCTgcccaaaatgggacccacatgaaaTGACGAACCACCAGAACCGCAAGCCGGGGTTCACCAAGTTGGGAACGCGCGAAACCGAGGTTACCTTTACACATAAAATAACGTGTCCCggttctaaaaatgatttttccaaaaCAATTGAGGCGACAGAAAGTGGACGCTTAGTTCAAATCCGAACCGTTTCCAACAGAATCGGCAGGACACCGCACGAAGCCCCATGTCTACCCAGAAAGCTAACCCGCACAGCGCGTATGTGATCTGTGGTGTATATGCGTTCCTCTATCAACGTGCAGAGGTCCCGTTGAATTATTGAATGTGCCCTCTGTAGGTGCTTCACAAAAATAGCCCGCTTCAGCACTCGGGAAATGGGAAACGGGTTTTTCGTTGCACCGAAAGGAAAACACTGCATACGGTGTTGCTTCCCGTCCCAAGGCACACGCACGTGCCCGATATGGGCTCGTTCCGACGAACTATGCGTGTCCGGAGGACAATACCTAGCTCTTTTGCCCTAATAGCCATATAACTCCGGACATGATAACTCATTTCGTGAAGCGTTTTTCAGAAGAACATCCATATCCCGCATCCATCTTTTGTTCTCGCTACTAGGTCACATAAAACGACGCCCCGCAACGTCTCGCATATTTCCGACTTTGTTTCGATACATTTCTgcccaaaatgggacccacatgaaaTGACGAACCACCAGAACCGCAGGCCGGGGTTCACCAAGTTGGGAACGCACAAAGAAAacacatgggtatatatagggagggcgagtgctgaaacggcgggaaagaAACGGTGGGAAAGAAGAGAGAAATGGCGGGGAAGAAGAGGGAAATTGACCTTTGCCGTGTGCTTTATGatatggcacacggcaaagacaccTTTGCCGTGTTCTTTTTGATATGGCACACGGCAATGACACCTTTGCCGTGTTCCTTCCTCTTTTGAACACGGCGAAGGTTTCGCGCCAAAATACTGCCGACATTCTACTTCGCGCGGGAAAAGTTGGCGGGAGGGGAGGGTTCGCGCGGGAAAAGTTGGCGGGAGGGGAGGGGTGTCCGCGGGAGAAggatctttgccgtgtgtccgttagggacacacggcaaaggcacATCGTTATGACGGCGCCGTCCTGAGAACTCCCTCGGGACACGTGGCGCAGCTTTTGCCGTGCCGCCGACCTTTGCCGTGTGTCCTGGTCGAAGTTCGCCGTGTTCAACTCTTTGTTGTGTTCTTTTTCGGACCTTCACCGTGGTGGGTTGTTTGCCGTGTTCTTTCTTGAGATGTTGCCGTGTTTTAAACCTTTGCCGTGTTCTTTCTCCGTGGTACACGGCAAAGCTTGTAATTGCCGTGTTCCGAGGCTcttggcacacggcaaaggtttAGCAACACAGCAACTtcagtttttcccgtagtgactccacttcataatttatcttaaaaaactagcatgtacacttatttgtgaacggagggagtatgcgtGAAAATGGTTGCATTTTCTTTCGGAACTTACAAGTgtcatgcacatacaatatgtaTCGCACGCGCAGCCAGAATACATGGTATATGCACAGTGTCCGTATACATACATGCAAAAAAGAACTCGTGGACACCACAACTCCACAAGCCAGTCAAAGATCTATACGCAACATAATGAAAACAGAGTTCCATGTGTAGTAAATAACTGATATATGTTCAAGGCATTACAAGGAATAATCGACCAGGTTCATCTTGTTCATCACATGCTTGTATCGCCATCCTATATATACATAATTGATCATCTCGTCGAAGTACATGTCATGCATGAATTGATCGCAAATCCAGATTAGGGTTTGGGTTCCGGCATCAGCATCGCCATGGCCTCTATGCAACCCATCAACTCCACCGCCTTGTACCCAGTCAACTCCTCCGGATGATTACTCAACGGCACGGCCAGGATCTGCCTCGCTAGGAACAGCGCCGAGGCAGCGACGGCGGACGGAAGGATCTTGCCGACGAACCTGAACTCCGGCAGCGTCAAGTCGACAAGCCGCAATGCGAGTGTCCTCACCAGGAACTCGTCTTTCCGCTTGAAGAACCTCGTGAAGCGCTCGACGAACGTGAATGCGGTCGGGCCATCCATGACGCAATCCAGATCCATGACGAGCTCTCGCTCCATCGCCTCCACGGCGGCCACGGTGGTCCCGACAAACTCTTCGACGACTTCGGCGTCGAGCCTTCGCTCGCTGCTGGTCTCCTCGTACTTGGCGGCAAGGGAGACGATGGCCGCCGCGACtaggcggagcgcctcgtcgtgggATGGCACGGGGCGCACGGTGAGGACGCGGTCAAGGTAGGCGACGGCGCGGCAGAGCGTGCCCTGTGGCAGGTCGCCGAGGTGGCGGGCGAACGCGTCCATCCAGAGAACGAGCTCGGCGCGCATCGACGGGCTGATGCGTCCCTGCTGCGTCGTGGACATGTACTGTGCGTCAGGGTGCTCCCTGGGGTCCTTCTCCTTGGCGCGGAGGTCGGCGTCGATGTCAGGCTCGTAGGGGTCGGCGTCGAACTGCAGCTGCATGTTATTCTCGGTTTTCTCCGCGCCGGCGGCGGAAGAGAAGGGACAAGCGGCCGTGACGGCGGCCTGTTGCAGGTGCTGCATCGGCTGGAGCAGCATGTTGGCCGTGGCGAGGGCTGGGTCGCCGGTGATGGAAGAGATGACCGAGCTCTCGAGTAGTTGCCCGATTCGGACGTCTAGGGCTAGGGCGAGCAGCAGTGTAACGCAGGCGCTCTAGGGCCAGGTGATGCATAGGAGTGTGAATTTATATCGATGGCGACGGCGATGGTAGTTTGCTGATCCAGTTCGGTTTCCTTTTTCGACATGATGTTtaggtttcttttctttttctgacaTCATGCTGGTTTCATTTCGGTTTGGGTATTCCGTATCCGACTCCAAATATTTTGGCTGAACCGTCTCCACACTGCCTTTGGTCTTGCACTTCCAGTCTCTGAGAGTGTTGCACATATATTCCATGGTGTTGCTAGCGTGACTTGCAAGAAACTTTTTAATCCACGTGCATTTCTTGTCCCTATAATTGCATGAGATTACTGGGAATAACTAAGGGGGCATCCTTTCTCTACATCTGGGAGATCTTCTCCCTTGAGCCATGATTTACCGGGCAAGTCAAAGTCAGGTTGTGTATCTAGTTCGGTTGCCAACAATCACTTCGGCCAACAATTCATTTTCAGCTCATTTTTGCATATTGTTTGGTTGCCAACAAAGGTGGATTTTGGGTAGGGGTGAAAATTCAGCTTGTTTGGTTGCATACAGTTCGGTGGTGTGGTTACCATTTCTCTCGAGTGGTGACATTACCACACACTACTGTGAACTAACAGACAGCATATGAAACTAATAGACAACATATCAAACAAACATGTGTTACTAAATTAACGCCGTTTAGCCCTAGATACTTTCAAAAAGCAGTTCGTTGACATTTTACCTAGTTAATATCAAGTAGGAGTTCACCACAAGTAGGAATTATACAATATAGGATAGTTCATAGAACATGGTGTGGCCTCTCTAAGCCCACATAGCATCAGCACACTCCTCCCTCTAGTTCCTCTAGGCATCATTATCAGTGGCACCGACACCATGACCAGCATCAATGTCGTCAGACGTCACGTCATTCTCTTACGGTAAGAAATCATCAAGACCTCACCCTAAGATCCAGTTGTCTAGAGTGCAACATGCAAGAACTAGCTTAACTTAGATGGGGAAAGTATGAAATGGCTTCTACTCAAGGATCTTAAATTATTCTTGAGAGCACTGAATGCCCTCTCGATCTAAGGCTTGAGTGTTTGAGATTGAAAAAGTTCCTTCCACATTTTTGGGGTAGAACCTTGCAGAGAACTCGTTGAGATGGTACTTGTTGACTTGAAGGGTGGGAGAATTCTAGGGCAGCAAGCATATCTGGCAACATCTAGGCAGAACTTAACCTCGGGGATTTTGAGTCCATCAGGTTCGTTCAAGCTGCCAGCAAGAATCGTTGCACCATGGAATGATCCTTCCCATACAGCTAACACATATGTGAAACTTCATATCGAAATCAATGGAGGCAAGCGCATtttggctggtgtagtgctttcTCCCCATGTATGCATGAGAGTCGCTTCTGGGCACTCTAGCTGCGACATgagtactgatggcgtgtattcgtCGTATGCagacacgctgttggggaaccccaagagaaaggtgtgatgagcacaacagcaagttttccctcaatacgaaaccaatgtttaatcgaccggTAGGataaatgcgtgacttctgaaggtgttgctggctgactagtggcagggcgcactaccgctgtcatcaacaacgtgaaacctgcacacaacacaacccaagtactttaccctaacttacagtgaggttgtcaatctcaccggtttgctgaacacaaaggattagacatatTGAATGAAagaagatgtttgcagaaagtaaacagaacatgattgcagtcgaatttatcagtaaaggaaataggaccggggtccatagttcactagaggtgtctctccataaagaaatagcatgttgggtgaacaaattacagctaggcaattgacagaatatcgaccatacatgacaagatgattacaatGAGATTTGGTattgggaattacaacataatacatagaccgtaatccaactgtgtctatgactaataatccaccttcaggttagcgcccgcacaccttccagtataaagttgcaagcaacaaactatcacattaagcaatgtgtgtaaattaaacaatagaattatccttggataaaacattgttgttttctccctagtagcaacaacacatctacaaccttagaagttataaagtcactctcccaggaaatagaggcatgaacctactatcgagcataaataccccctcctggagtcacaagtgtccacttggccagagtttgtactagcaacggagagcatgcaagatcacaaataacatatgacatgcatatataatcaatctcaacatagtattcaacattcatcagatcccagcaaaccaaacagaaaggattacataaagatgatcttgatcatgtagggcagctcacaagatcgatacatgaagcacaaagtagagaagacaactatctagctactgctatggacccatagtccagggatgaactactcacgcatcacttcggaggcgggcatggcaatgtagatgcatccggcgatgatttccccctccgacggggtgccgggaagagcttcagaacccccgagatgggttcggcgatggcgaccgcgacggaacttttcgtggatggaggctcgtgtatctagggttttcccgagGAGATGTACAAATAGacagaggatttaggtcggtggggcgcctggtggccccacacctaccctaggcgcgggccgggCCCAGgcagcgcctaggggtggtctgggcgccCTGGTGTACCGCTTCGTCCCCCCTctagacttcgtcttcgtttcggtaaaatattgatttcggcttttgtttcgtccaattccgagaatatttcctgtacaacttttctgaaatacaaaaacaacagaaaacagggaactggcactgtggcatcttgttaatagattagtgacggaaatcatgtaaagtgcaacaaagtgtaaacaaaacatatatgaattagtgtaaaataagcatgtagcatcaataattatagatacgtttgagacgtatcagcatccccaagcttaactcctgctcgtccttgagtaggtaagtgataaccaaataattttttaggtgacaggaagccaacacaatcttgatcaagcatgtaaagcattgtgagttgggatctaagtactctaacataagcataatagatataattcaatagaacttagcaactattttataacatgaagagtaactcaaacaaaggatcatgaataatagtacattgaaagcaactgtgtgtttatgatcatagagtaaacataaaaaAGTGGTACTCcacatgtccttatggaatagcaaaacataaatcaaggacaccttcaaagtttaagaggtgactagatacaagtaatttaagaacaagcaatagcacaatcataaaTCAATCAATAATATTTTTTGGACTATGCAAAtttcactaagaatgacaactatgctcacttaatcggtgcataaagtagaagatgaagactcaacatgaaagtaaaagaaagaccatgcacagagggaagcagggattacccatgtgctagagctttttattttaaaagcaataggagtgttgaaaatatttattctGAGAGATGCAACtcatgtcaacggtagtaataaacagtatggcttatgcataattacttcctataagtttgcttgcctcatacataatatactaatagtgctcacaccttgtcctaattaggttgGACTTCTATGTATTTTCAtcacatacatatgttttaaccaagtgtcacaaagggtacaaaggtccttaggagatgaatctcatttgatttctcaattttgatgaatctcaacttttttggacatccataccgggaaaacaatgAAAACAGATATTTGGATTTTtgcccagctgaaacttccaccatgtgaacatggatttagttggcggcccaatgttcctctctaacaatatgcatactccaatcttttcaactcatggtaaatctcccttactttaaacaagatgagaatgcatagtaattcacatgatattcaacaaaagcatattgatggtgttcctcatgacagcatggttatcacacaacaagcaacttataagaactaaaaaatgcataggacataatacctaccacaatagtttttagactactcccatgagctataatttacacaaCACAGGTGATTTTTtaaaaggtttaaaggtagcacacaagcaatttactttggagtggcggtaaaataccacatataggtagatatggtggacacaattggcaactttggttttttgtggttggatgcacgagtagagctcatacttggtacaggtgaaggctagcaaaaacacTGGAAGCGAcccactaagagagcaataatggccataatcatgcatagcgacaaaaaacTATGAATCAAAGCATAaattgatattacaagtcaaaaactaaatgatcatagagactctagttgactggttatagtcataacatgttataagcatgcgccaagtcaacccaataaagcatcaaaggagaataccacaatactatgtttatatgattgaaacaacacaatatttttttaatgacacattatgcactctcaggcatttgaaacaagtcatgctaacacaataaatactaagaatatgacaagaataatatccaacatgacatgccaaaatcTATGCCACGGTCTAGACAAGGTTCCATTTGCATCaccatagtcatgaaatattttactcgtatccaacaccaatcaacttatttgaaataactctcagagatgaaattcaaTATGTACCATAGAGCTaatcataaataaataaataatattaacgtgctctgaacaaaattcaagtgaaaaaacaagagctaaacgcagtaccagaaaactagaacactcgcagaataaTAACAACGAAAAATAgaacgttctatgcaattaaaaaggagcgggtctttctccaaaacaaatgtgccgggatccaacatatgctacagaaaacaaaacaaaacaaaacaaaaataaagacgctccaagaacaacacatagtgtatgaagcaataaaaatatagcgtatggagagatgacctgttgttttgttgatgaagaggggatgccttgggcatccccaagctttgacgcttgtacctcttgaatatgtcttggggtgcaggagcatccccaagcttgaggttttgtccattcttcatctcatcacatcattcttctttccctacacttgaaaactttcttcatataaaacttcgcacaattcttcattagcagcattagtacaatcaaaataaacatatctacttgtgttcagtactaacaaatatcaaacatatattaaaacataagctactgtagcaacatttcaaaaagctctttgatcaaaagaactaaaaaaacaAAGATATTTacaaggcaaatgcaaatagtgcagaaatctgtcaaaacagaacaggagGAAAGATCGAAATTTTTGAAAATCATCCgttgcttatctcgaaaagtggtcaactaacgaaagttagataataacctggggcatatgaataacaaatgacagctcaaaattccgctctgactatttttacgaatttttatggtgatatcacagaatctgttttcaggacaacaact encodes:
- the LOC124657387 gene encoding putative cyclin-F1-2: MACAAPAGHHLARPRPHSLMQILAAVKRKRQRAATTRAATMEENATEGNKHERAYHRRHLMQERTSEQQSACVTLLLALALDVRIGQLLESSVISSITGDPALATANMLLQPMQHLQQAAVTAACPFSSAAGAEKTENNMQLQFDADPYEPDIDADLRAKEKDPREHPDAQYMSTTQQGRISPSMRAELVLWMDAFARHLGDLPQGTLCRAVAYLDRVLTVRPVPSHDEALRLVAAAIVSLAAKYEETSSERRLDAEVVEEFVGTTVAAVEAMERELVMDLDCVMDGPTAFTFVERFTRFFKRKDEFLVRTLALRLVDLTLPEFRFVGKILPSAVAASALFLARQILAVPLSNHPEELTGYKAVELMGCIEAMAMLMPEPKP